Sequence from the [Bacteroides] pectinophilus genome:
AAATGTCCTCCAACTCACATACAGCTTTGTTGATACACGCATGGTCGGAGAGTTCCTCGGTGACCATGCATTAGCGGCTGTGGGGCTGACCAATCCTCTCAACACACTTATTGTCGGGCTTCTTACAGGGCTGACCAACGGTTTTGCGGTAATAACGGCAAGATTTTTCGGTGCACACGATGAGAACGGTGTCCGCAGGGCTGCGGCTGCATCGTATGTGCTTGGTGTCATATGTGCTCTTGTACTGACTGTCCTGAGCGTAACATTTTTGTATCCCATGCTCCGCATTCTTAATACACCGGACAATCTTATTGAAGATGCGCACAGGTATATAGTCATCATATTTGCCGGAATGATTATATCTGTATTTTATAATGTATGCATGGGCATTCTCAGGGCTATCGGCGATACCGTTACACCGCTTATATTCCTTGCACTTTCGGCAGTTCTTAACATCGCCGGTGATTATATATGTCTTGCCGTGCTTGACATGAATGTCGAAGGTGCTGCTTATGCAACACTTGTCTCGCAGATGGCTGCAGGCATTGCATGTATTATCTATTCCGTAAAGCGCTATGAATGCATATGCTTTACATGGCAGCAGTGCCGTGTTGACAGTGTTCTCGCACGTTCAATGATGTCCTCAGGATTTTCGATGGGCTTCATGAACTCAATCGTGTCTCTTGGTACGGTATCACTTCAAGGCGCGATTAATACACTCGGAGACAGCTATATAGTTGCACATAGTGCCGCGCGTAAGATAACTGAGCTGTTTATGATGATATTCTCCGTGTTTGGAATGACTATGGCAACATTCTGCGGACAGAATATAGGTGCCGGCCGCACCGACCGCGTACGCAGAGGAATATGGCACAGCATACTTATCTCATGGGTATGGTGTGTTATGACAGCAACTGCCGCATGGCTTGCAGGACCATGGTTCATACATCTTGTTACCGGCAGCAGTTCTGATGAAGTGCTTGCAACCGGGGCTTTGTACTTAAGAGTCGACACTCTGTTTTATTTTGTTCCTGCCGTAATTGCGATTATCCGTAATGCAATGCAGGGAATAGGAGACCATTCAACGCCTATAATTTCAAGTACGATAGAGCTTATCGGCAAAGTACTGATTGCCATAATGCTTGTACCATATCTTAGATATACTGCAATCATAATAGCTGAACCTATTGTATGGATACTCATGGTCATTCCTCTGATTGTGCAGATACTCCGCAATCCTGCCTTAAAACCGGAATAAACATTCAGAAATCAGAATAAATTTTCAGGAACCTATTGACATTTGCAGAATGAGGATATATTATATTCTAGTGTGCCGCTCAGTGAGGTCATAAGTTTATGTATTACATATTGTATAAGCATAACACCGAAGCTGGCGAGTAAAGATTATAGGAGGTACCATATGTACGCGATTATTGCAACAGGTGGTAAGCAGTACACGGTTTCAGAAGGTGATGAGATCAGAGTTGAGAAGCTTGGTCTTAATGCTGGAGACACTGTAACATTTGACCAGGTTCTTTTCGTGAATGACGGTTCAGCTAAGGTTGGCGATCCTACAGTTAAGGGAGCTACAGTTACAGCAAGCGTTGTTTCAGAAGGCAAGGGCAAGAAGGTCATTGTTTACAAGTACAAGAGAAAGACTGGTTATCATAAGAAGAACGGTCACAGACAGCTTTTCACAAAGGTAAAGATCGAGAAGATCAATGCTTAATTGTCAGGTGATATATTATGATTACCGTTACAATCTGTAAGAATCACGATGGTGACATTACAGAGTTTGAAACAAGGGGACATGCCGGTTACGACGATTCCGGTAAGGACATTGTCTGTGCAGCAGTCTCTATGCTGGTCATTAATACAATTAATTCCATTGAAGCATTTACCGATACTGATATGGAAGTTGAGAGTAGAAGTGACGAAGATGATGCACTGATATCCGCTAAGGTTACAGGGCATATGTCAGATAAGACAGCAGTATTGCTTAAGGCTCTTGAGTTAGGTCTTACACAGGCAGCCAAGGGCAATCCAAAGTATATTTCGATTACATTTAAGGAGGTGTAACCAATGTTAGAATTAAACCTTCAATTTTTCGCTCATAAGAAGGGTGTTGGTTCAACAAAGAACGGCCGTGATTCTGAGTCTAAGAGATTAGGCGCTAAGAGAGCTGACGGACAGTTCGTACTTGCTGGCAACATTCTTTACAGACAGCGTGGTACTAAGATTCACCCAGGCGTTAACGTAGGCCGTGGCGGTGATGATACATTATTTGCTTTAGTTGACGGTACTGTAAAGTTTGAGAGATTAGGCAGAGATAAGAAGAGAGTTTCTGTTTATCCTGTAGCAACTAACGAATAATTAATCACAGATTCTTGATGGAGCTACAAGTCTTGAGTGTGTTCTTGAGATTTGTAGCTTTATTTGTATATTAAAATTGTTTTGATTTGAGCCGCATCCGGCGGCAGAATGGATTTGAAAATGTTTGCAGACAGCGTTAGAATATTTATAAAATCAGGCAAGGGCGGCGATGGACATGTATCTTTCAGACGTGAGCTGTTCGTGCCTGACGGTGGTCCTGACGGTGGCGATGGCGGACGCGGAGGCGACGTTATATTCGTAGTAGATAAAGGACTGAATACACTTGGTGATTTCCGTCATAATAAAAAATATATTGCAGAGAGCGGCGAAGAGGGCGGCAAGCGCAGATGCCACGGCAAGGATGGCGAAGATCTTATAATCAAAGTTCCTGAAGGCACTGTTATCAAAGATGACGCAACAGGCAAAGTAATCACTGATATGTCAGGTGACAACATGCGCGAGGTTGTTCTTCGCGGCGGACGTGGCGGCAAAGGTAACATGAACTATGCAACAGCCACAATGCAGGCTCCCAAGTATGCGCAGCCTGGTCAGGAGGCGCAGGAGATATGGGTGCGTCTTGAACTTAAGGTTATTGCTGATGTCGGACTTGTAGGATTCCCTAATGTAGGTAAGTCAACATTTCTTTCACGTGTAACTAATGCCCGGCCTAAGATTGCTAACTACCACTTTACAACCTTAAGTCCTAACCTCGGAGTTGTCGACCTTGACGGTCACGGCTTTGTAATAGCTGATATTCCGGGTCTTATCGAAGGCGCTTCTGAGGGAACAGGTCTTGGACATGAGTTCCTGCGTCACATAGAAAGAACCAAGGTTCTTATACACATGGTAGATGCGGCATCTACTGAGGGACGTGATCCTATTGAAGATATTAACACAATCAATGCTGAGCTTGAGGCTTATAATCCTGATCTGCTTAAGAGACCACAGGTTATAGCAGCCAATAAGACCGATGTAATCTACTCTGATGATGAGAATCCTGTAGACAGGCTTAAAGCAGAGTTTGAGCCAAAAGGCATAAAAGTATTCCCAATATCGGCAGTCAGCGGCAAGGGCGTTAAGGAACTTTTATACGCAGTTCGTGATATGCTCGACAGTATCGACGAAGAGCCTACTGTATTTGCAAGAGAATTCTTTACAGAAGACATTCTTGATAACCCTGATGAACCGTTTACAATCAGCCGCGGTGATGACGCATCATTTATCATCGAGGGACCTCGAATTGACAGAATGCTCGGATATACTAATCTTGATTCTGAACGAGGCTTTAATTATTTCCAGAAGTTCATGCATGAGAACGGCATAATCGAACAGCTCAAGAATATGGGCATAAAGGAAGGGGATACCGTTAAGGTCGGCGGATATCTTGAATTTGATTATTATGAATAATCAGAATACGAATAATTTCAATGACTTAATCAATAATGAAAGGAGAAAAATATGGCTACAGCAGCAATGACAAGTAAACAGCGCGCATATCTTAAAGGGCTTGCAATGACAATGGATCCTATATTCCAGATAGGCAAATCAAGCATTACTCCTGAATTTGTCAAAGGCATTTCTGAGGCTCTTGATAAACGTGAGCTGATTAAAATAAGTGTTCTTCAGAATTGTGCTGATGACCCTAAGGAACTTGCCGAGATTATCGCAGAACGAACACGTTCACAGGTTGTTCAGGTTATCGGTAAGAAGATTGTTCTTTACAAGGAAGCTAAGGAGAATCCTAAGATTGTGTTGCCTAAGAAGAAATAACAGACCAACCGGAATATTCGGCGGAACTTTTAATCCTATACATCTGGGGCATATTGCACTTGCCCGACAGGCTTATGAGGAGCTCGGACTTGACAAAGTAATCATAATGCCGAGCGGCAACCCTCCTCACAAGCAGGGACTTACAATTGCTTCAGAATATGACCGGTGCAATATGGTAAGACTTGCAATAGAAGATTACCCTTATATGGAATTTTCCGATTATGAGATTACACATACAGGATACTCATACAGTGCATTAACACTGACTGAATTTGCAAAGTATTATTCCAATATATATTTTATAATTGGGGCAGACTCGCTGTTTCAACTTGATACGTGGTATCATCCCGAGACAGTCATGAAGTACTCTACAATTGTGGCAGCTAACCGTGATATGCATGCCATAACTGAACTTGAGGCAGCCGTAAGCAGCCTGGAGCAGCGTTACAATGCCAGAATAAAGCTTATACACATGAATGATGTTCCTATAAGCTCAAGTGACATACGCAGGCGTATCATGTCCGGTATGCCTGTTGATGGCATGGTCAGCGCCTCGGTTGCACAGTATATAAAAGAACACCATCTGTATTCAGGCTCTGATATTCCCGAATAATGGAGATTAACATGAGATCAGAAGATATAGAATATATTACAGAAAAGCTTAAAAAGAAGCTTACCCCCGGGCGCTTCACACATACTATGGGGGTGGCATACACAGCTGCATGCATGGCAATGCGTTTTGGTGAAGACATGGAGAAGGCCTATATTGCAGGACTTCTGCATGATTGTGCCAAATGCATATCTGATGAAGAGAAAATCAAAAAATGTGAACAGAATGGCATCGAAATCAGCCCAAGTGAATATGCCAATCCGTCACTTCTGCATGCCAAACTTGGTGCATGGTACGCATGGAACAAATACGACATACATGATGAACAGATATGCAGTGCAATAAGGTACCATACTACAGGAAGACCGGCAATGACCAAACTTGAAAAAATCATTTTCGTTGCCGATTATATTGAACCTAACCGCAATAAAGCCCCTGATCTTGACAGAATACGCAATGTATGCTTTGAAAATCTTGATATGGGTGTTATGACTATCGCAGAAGCAACACTTAAGTACATTGAGAATTCCGGTGAAGCAATTGACAACATGACAGCAGATACATTTGAATATTACAGTAAGGCCGTTAATGGCAATATTGCCGGCACAGCCGATCAACAGTGAGGTGACAACATGGCAGAGAATAATTCAAGGGAAATGGCACGAATCGCAATCGAAGCACTGAGAGACAAAAAGGGTGAAGATATCCGTGTTATTGATATCAGCAAAGTAAGCGTAATCGCTGACTATTTTATTATCGTAAGCGGCAATAACCCTAATCAGGTTCAGGCTCTCGTAGATAATGTCGATGAAAAACTGGCCGAAGCAGGATATACAACAGATAAGATTGAAGGCTCACAGGGCTCTTCATGGGTTCTTATGGACTACAATGATATTATAATCCATGTATTTTCAAAAGAAGACCGCCTGTTCTATGATCTTGAAAGAATCTGGAGAGACGGAACAGCAATAGACGCTGATGAAATCTGATAAACATCTGCGGTAATTCCAATACATTAAAATCAAAGGCAGACTAGTGAAACTACTCACTGGCCTGCCTTTTACGCATTCTTATAAAATTATGAGATATGGAGCCTTATAAGTCCTATAACCTTGCCAACAATCTCAACATTGTCTACGATAATCGGATCCATAAAGTCATTCTCCGGCTGAAGTCTGTAGTGACCGTCTTCCTTATAAAACCTCTTAACTGTAGCCGAATCATCAACCAGAGCAACAATTACCTCACCATTATCTGCTGTCTGCTGGCGTCTTACTATAATCATGTCTCCGTCATATATTCCCATATTAATCATGCTGTCACCCTTCACATTGAGCATAAACGTCTCACTATTATTAAGGAATTCAGCAGGGATAGGAAAGTAGTTCGTAATATTCTCAACAGCAAGAATAGGCTGCCCTGCAGCAACCTGTCCTATCAAAGGAACATTAACAACCTCACGCCTTGTAAGATTAAAGTTATCATCAATAATCTCAATAGCACGTGGCTTAGTAGGATCTCTTCTTATGTAACCATTCTTCTCCAACGTCTCAAGATGTGCATGCACGGATGATGTCGACTTGAGATGTACTGCCTCACATATATCCCTCACCGAAGGTGGATACCCCTTGTTGACTATCTGATTCTTAATATATTCAAGAATCTCTGACTGCTTCGCTGTAATTCTGCCGTAAGCCATATGTATGAACCTCCACTTCACTTATAAATTAATCTCGAATTGACTGTCTGCAAATAATGCATATAAAACTTCTGAATATATAATAACATAAATAAATAAATTACGCAAACAGATATTCAGAAAATTTGTTCGGAATTTTTCCGGATATCTGTTGACAAACGAATGTTTGAATGTTAATATCAATCGTGTAAAGT
This genomic interval carries:
- the rpmA gene encoding 50S ribosomal protein L27; amino-acid sequence: MLELNLQFFAHKKGVGSTKNGRDSESKRLGAKRADGQFVLAGNILYRQRGTKIHPGVNVGRGGDDTLFALVDGTVKFERLGRDKKRVSVYPVATNE
- a CDS encoding ribosomal-processing cysteine protease Prp; protein product: MITVTICKNHDGDITEFETRGHAGYDDSGKDIVCAAVSMLVINTINSIEAFTDTDMEVESRSDEDDALISAKVTGHMSDKTAVLLKALELGLTQAAKGNPKYISITFKEV
- the yqeK gene encoding bis(5'-nucleosyl)-tetraphosphatase (symmetrical) YqeK, whose amino-acid sequence is MRSEDIEYITEKLKKKLTPGRFTHTMGVAYTAACMAMRFGEDMEKAYIAGLLHDCAKCISDEEKIKKCEQNGIEISPSEYANPSLLHAKLGAWYAWNKYDIHDEQICSAIRYHTTGRPAMTKLEKIIFVADYIEPNRNKAPDLDRIRNVCFENLDMGVMTIAEATLKYIENSGEAIDNMTADTFEYYSKAVNGNIAGTADQQ
- the nadD gene encoding nicotinate (nicotinamide) nucleotide adenylyltransferase translates to MCCLRRNNRPTGIFGGTFNPIHLGHIALARQAYEELGLDKVIIMPSGNPPHKQGLTIASEYDRCNMVRLAIEDYPYMEFSDYEITHTGYSYSALTLTEFAKYYSNIYFIIGADSLFQLDTWYHPETVMKYSTIVAANRDMHAITELEAAVSSLEQRYNARIKLIHMNDVPISSSDIRRRIMSGMPVDGMVSASVAQYIKEHHLYSGSDIPE
- the rsfS gene encoding ribosome silencing factor; this encodes MAENNSREMARIAIEALRDKKGEDIRVIDISKVSVIADYFIIVSGNNPNQVQALVDNVDEKLAEAGYTTDKIEGSQGSSWVLMDYNDIIIHVFSKEDRLFYDLERIWRDGTAIDADEI
- the lexA gene encoding transcriptional repressor LexA, which codes for MAYGRITAKQSEILEYIKNQIVNKGYPPSVRDICEAVHLKSTSSVHAHLETLEKNGYIRRDPTKPRAIEIIDDNFNLTRREVVNVPLIGQVAAGQPILAVENITNYFPIPAEFLNNSETFMLNVKGDSMINMGIYDGDMIIVRRQQTADNGEVIVALVDDSATVKRFYKEDGHYRLQPENDFMDPIIVDNVEIVGKVIGLIRLHIS
- the rplU gene encoding 50S ribosomal protein L21, whose amino-acid sequence is MYAIIATGGKQYTVSEGDEIRVEKLGLNAGDTVTFDQVLFVNDGSAKVGDPTVKGATVTASVVSEGKGKKVIVYKYKRKTGYHKKNGHRQLFTKVKIEKINA
- the yhbY gene encoding ribosome assembly RNA-binding protein YhbY; this translates as MTSKQRAYLKGLAMTMDPIFQIGKSSITPEFVKGISEALDKRELIKISVLQNCADDPKELAEIIAERTRSQVVQVIGKKIVLYKEAKENPKIVLPKKK
- a CDS encoding MATE family efflux transporter, with protein sequence MKDLTKGNDIKVIIQFAIPIFLANVLQLTYSFVDTRMVGEFLGDHALAAVGLTNPLNTLIVGLLTGLTNGFAVITARFFGAHDENGVRRAAAASYVLGVICALVLTVLSVTFLYPMLRILNTPDNLIEDAHRYIVIIFAGMIISVFYNVCMGILRAIGDTVTPLIFLALSAVLNIAGDYICLAVLDMNVEGAAYATLVSQMAAGIACIIYSVKRYECICFTWQQCRVDSVLARSMMSSGFSMGFMNSIVSLGTVSLQGAINTLGDSYIVAHSAARKITELFMMIFSVFGMTMATFCGQNIGAGRTDRVRRGIWHSILISWVWCVMTATAAWLAGPWFIHLVTGSSSDEVLATGALYLRVDTLFYFVPAVIAIIRNAMQGIGDHSTPIISSTIELIGKVLIAIMLVPYLRYTAIIIAEPIVWILMVIPLIVQILRNPALKPE
- the obgE gene encoding GTPase ObgE; this encodes MFADSVRIFIKSGKGGDGHVSFRRELFVPDGGPDGGDGGRGGDVIFVVDKGLNTLGDFRHNKKYIAESGEEGGKRRCHGKDGEDLIIKVPEGTVIKDDATGKVITDMSGDNMREVVLRGGRGGKGNMNYATATMQAPKYAQPGQEAQEIWVRLELKVIADVGLVGFPNVGKSTFLSRVTNARPKIANYHFTTLSPNLGVVDLDGHGFVIADIPGLIEGASEGTGLGHEFLRHIERTKVLIHMVDAASTEGRDPIEDINTINAELEAYNPDLLKRPQVIAANKTDVIYSDDENPVDRLKAEFEPKGIKVFPISAVSGKGVKELLYAVRDMLDSIDEEPTVFAREFFTEDILDNPDEPFTISRGDDASFIIEGPRIDRMLGYTNLDSERGFNYFQKFMHENGIIEQLKNMGIKEGDTVKVGGYLEFDYYE